In one window of Leptospira fainei serovar Hurstbridge str. BUT 6 DNA:
- a CDS encoding CdaR family protein yields MLKTLLNNWQAKLGSIILAIVFYINLQNSKILIREVNIKIDYPKLSGGMVIAKGSDVTFPVKVEGVRDYVNFYSPSLKAYISSADLHPGENIVNVIRIGGVPAGLRVTRLKDKVKIIVDSNISRTLTLDVKFSGEPPKDYVKSSHFISPANLVVIGNHAQLEKLGRITLPAISLKDKTESFTVKQRLPELPSGLRYRENIKEISVRVSIIANSSTPGESIVLGVPVKCQALDKNLEAEFSEQEISVKLQSKTPLRSIQIIKGLSATVACTHKYDPKTKKLLPDNKPVLAKVRLTKAPALKSVDIQSFFPDRISILYRVRPDLDSETGEEGTEGETEPNSEEPLPEPEEE; encoded by the coding sequence ATGCTTAAAACCCTCCTCAATAATTGGCAGGCAAAACTCGGTTCGATTATACTCGCGATCGTCTTCTACATCAATCTTCAGAACTCGAAAATTCTGATTCGCGAAGTGAATATTAAGATCGATTATCCGAAATTATCCGGCGGGATGGTGATCGCTAAAGGTTCGGACGTTACGTTTCCGGTGAAAGTGGAAGGAGTTCGAGATTATGTGAACTTCTATTCTCCTTCCCTTAAAGCTTATATATCCTCCGCAGATCTCCATCCAGGGGAAAATATCGTCAACGTGATTCGTATCGGAGGAGTTCCCGCAGGCCTTCGTGTGACTCGTTTAAAGGATAAAGTCAAGATCATCGTTGATTCCAATATCAGTCGTACATTGACTTTAGATGTGAAATTTTCCGGAGAGCCTCCTAAGGATTATGTGAAGTCCTCTCATTTTATATCTCCCGCGAATCTGGTAGTTATCGGAAACCACGCTCAGTTGGAAAAGCTCGGAAGGATCACTCTTCCTGCGATTTCCCTGAAGGATAAAACCGAATCATTTACGGTAAAACAGAGGCTTCCGGAACTTCCGTCCGGATTAAGATACCGGGAAAATATCAAGGAAATTTCAGTTCGTGTAAGTATCATTGCGAATTCCTCAACGCCGGGGGAGAGCATCGTATTAGGGGTTCCCGTAAAGTGCCAGGCCTTGGATAAGAATTTGGAAGCCGAGTTTTCGGAGCAGGAAATCTCGGTAAAGTTGCAATCCAAGACGCCGCTCAGAAGTATTCAAATTATCAAGGGTCTTTCCGCGACGGTAGCTTGCACGCACAAGTATGATCCGAAAACCAAGAAGTTGCTGCCGGATAATAAACCCGTCCTTGCTAAAGTTCGTTTAACAAAAGCACCAGCTCTTAAATCGGTTGATATACAAAGTTTCTTTCCGGATCGGATTTCCATCTTGTATAGAGTTCGCCCCGATCTGGATAGCGAAACCGGAGAGGAAGGCACGGAAGGGGAGACGGAACCGAATTCCGAAGAACCGCTACCGGAACCCGAAGAAGAATGA
- the cdaA gene encoding diadenylate cyclase CdaA has product MGFFKNITLFQNDRFGINVILDILIVSFLIYQFYSTIRRTRGVQLLLGIGLIWLLGIFAQYAEFELLDWIIDNIRPALVFAIIVLLQPELRKITGDMARLKFFRPFLLKTVTDLDEIVEAAKIMAKNKTGSIVAIVREHSLKEIAEQAVQLDAILSSSLLLTIFKKNTALHDGAVIIEQNRIACAGAFLPMAQNLDDARMGARHRAALGIAEESDAVVVVTSEETGEISVCHDGEMIHPVKPIELKNLLNTILHEKKPSSDKKVEGDEREDLNA; this is encoded by the coding sequence ATGGGATTCTTTAAGAATATCACCCTTTTTCAAAACGATCGATTCGGGATCAATGTGATCCTCGATATACTGATCGTCAGCTTTTTAATATATCAGTTTTATTCGACGATTCGTAGGACTAGGGGAGTTCAACTTTTACTCGGAATCGGATTGATTTGGCTGCTTGGAATTTTTGCCCAGTACGCGGAATTCGAACTTTTAGACTGGATCATCGATAATATACGACCCGCGCTCGTTTTCGCGATCATCGTTCTCCTGCAACCGGAACTCCGGAAAATTACGGGCGATATGGCCAGGTTGAAATTCTTTCGACCTTTCCTTCTGAAAACCGTTACCGATTTGGATGAAATCGTCGAAGCCGCCAAGATTATGGCAAAGAATAAAACGGGGTCCATCGTCGCGATCGTTAGAGAGCATAGCCTCAAGGAGATCGCCGAGCAAGCCGTCCAATTGGATGCCATACTTTCCTCTAGTCTATTACTTACGATCTTTAAAAAAAATACGGCTCTCCATGACGGGGCCGTGATTATCGAACAGAACCGGATCGCGTGTGCAGGCGCATTTTTACCGATGGCACAGAACTTGGACGATGCCAGGATGGGAGCTCGCCATAGGGCTGCTTTAGGAATCGCTGAAGAGTCAGATGCCGTTGTCGTCGTCACTTCGGAAGAAACCGGCGAAATATCCGTTTGTCACGACGGGGAAATGATTCATCCGGTTAAGCCGATCGAATTAAAGAATTTATTAAATACGATTCTACACGAAAAAAAACCGAGTTCCGACAAGAAAGTGGAAGGAGACGAAAGGGAGGATTTAAATGCTTAA
- the acpS gene encoding holo-ACP synthase, whose amino-acid sequence MKISIGNDIVENDRIRDLLEKHGERFLKRVFSETEIQYCTGRKDPVPHLSGRFCVKEAFIKAIEAGDKVALDMREIELFGKEFGKKELVLHGKSKELFIEKGYSGVSVSISHAENYSTAVVVLYKE is encoded by the coding sequence ATGAAAATTTCCATCGGGAACGATATAGTTGAAAACGACCGGATTCGAGACCTCCTGGAAAAACACGGCGAGCGGTTTTTAAAACGGGTCTTTTCGGAAACCGAGATTCAATACTGTACGGGTAGAAAGGACCCTGTTCCGCATTTAAGCGGCAGATTTTGCGTCAAAGAAGCCTTCATCAAAGCGATCGAGGCCGGAGATAAGGTGGCATTGGATATGCGGGAAATCGAGCTTTTCGGGAAAGAATTCGGAAAAAAAGAATTGGTACTTCACGGAAAATCGAAAGAATTGTTCATCGAGAAAGGTTATAGCGGCGTCTCTGTTTCCATCAGTCACGCGGAAAATTATTCCACCGCCGTAGTAGTTCTTTATAAGGAGTGA
- a CDS encoding MraY family glycosyltransferase: MLVSAELLTSYSATFLLSLGLCRLYIGSKRITISDVPNERSMHQAATKKSGGIWIFVSFSFILGIFSYFGIVEFPWHWWTGILFFFLIGLGDDVKGLSPYLRFGAEFIFLAAWVSLAPFRISLFGYDLGVSPGGFGEVTLISLYLLFFVNLCNFMDGLDTYLTTNLIFMAFATAIVTGSDLPFSYLLIFAALFGFLTWNLPKAKLFLGDSGSLFLGFALSALPFDVARSKAFEFSDLFFLAPVFFTDGLLTILVRLYKKENIFRAHRSHLYQLFAITTHNKGWVSLGFTLANVPALLIWTFVPKYWSIFLAIFLYSICYISFRRELLRKKTI, from the coding sequence ATGCTCGTTTCCGCAGAATTATTGACTTCCTATTCGGCGACGTTTCTTCTTTCGTTAGGACTTTGCAGACTTTATATCGGTTCTAAAAGGATCACGATCTCGGATGTCCCCAACGAGCGTAGCATGCACCAAGCTGCCACGAAGAAATCCGGCGGGATTTGGATCTTCGTTTCATTCAGTTTCATATTAGGAATCTTTAGTTACTTTGGCATAGTGGAATTTCCCTGGCATTGGTGGACCGGAATTCTATTTTTTTTCCTGATCGGCTTGGGAGACGATGTCAAAGGATTAAGTCCCTATCTTCGATTCGGAGCGGAATTCATTTTCTTGGCGGCCTGGGTAAGTCTAGCTCCATTTCGAATCTCGCTATTCGGTTACGATTTAGGAGTTTCTCCAGGCGGTTTCGGCGAAGTTACTTTGATCTCTCTCTATCTGCTTTTCTTCGTGAATCTCTGCAATTTCATGGACGGGTTAGATACCTATCTAACCACGAATCTAATTTTCATGGCTTTCGCGACGGCGATAGTAACAGGAAGCGACTTACCGTTTTCATACCTTTTGATTTTTGCCGCTTTATTCGGCTTTCTAACCTGGAATTTACCGAAAGCCAAACTCTTCTTAGGCGATTCGGGCTCTCTATTTTTAGGATTTGCCTTAAGCGCGCTGCCCTTCGACGTTGCAAGATCGAAAGCATTCGAATTTTCCGATCTTTTCTTTCTCGCTCCGGTATTTTTTACCGACGGCTTATTAACGATCTTAGTTAGACTTTATAAAAAGGAGAATATTTTCCGAGCGCATCGTTCCCATTTATATCAACTTTTTGCAATTACGACTCATAACAAAGGATGGGTTTCCCTAGGATTTACATTAGCGAACGTTCCGGCATTATTGATTTGGACTTTCGTCCCCAAATACTGGTCGATATTTCTAGCCATATTCCTTTATTCGATCTGCTACATTTCTTTCAGAAGGGAGTTGTTGCGCAAAAAAACGATATAG
- a CDS encoding MarR family winged helix-turn-helix transcriptional regulator, with translation MSQEIERHLKEVEDLQTLSASHFEILTFLLRKEKTNMSLIAKAIHRKKSTVTVLVNKLQDLDLIRKYSSDEDKRETNLELTERGKAVRVVAKRISSSIMALKLWGLSPKESEQLFYLLEKTYTHLRSTKKL, from the coding sequence ATGAGCCAGGAAATAGAACGGCACCTTAAAGAAGTGGAGGATCTTCAAACGCTATCGGCGTCACATTTCGAAATTCTAACGTTTCTATTGCGAAAAGAGAAAACGAATATGTCCCTGATAGCCAAGGCGATTCACAGAAAAAAATCGACGGTTACCGTCTTAGTTAATAAACTCCAAGACTTAGATTTAATCAGAAAATATAGTTCCGACGAAGATAAACGAGAAACGAATCTCGAACTGACCGAACGGGGAAAGGCCGTCCGAGTCGTAGCTAAGCGAATCAGTTCGAGTATAATGGCCTTAAAACTATGGGGTTTAAGCCCTAAAGAATCGGAGCAGCTATTTTATTTATTAGAAAAAACATATACTCATCTCAGGAGCACGAAAAAACTTTAA
- the pyrH gene encoding UMP kinase, protein MAQETAKYKRILIKLSGEALAAGEGEFGIDSKKTHSLAEELKEVHALGVEISIVVGGGNLIRGANLVKVGIDRATADYMGMLATIQNALALQDACEKKGLYTRVQSAIDIHSVAESYIRRRAVRHLEKKRIVIFAGGIGNPYFTTDTAASLRAVEVGCELILKATKVDGVYEADPKKDPTAKRYSQVSFMESIKRRLQVMDSTALSLCMENNMPIIVFDIFKRGNLKDLVVGKEIGTLISNSEDIQIDGE, encoded by the coding sequence TTGGCACAGGAAACCGCAAAGTACAAACGTATTTTAATCAAGCTCTCCGGCGAGGCGCTCGCTGCCGGAGAGGGCGAATTCGGAATCGATAGTAAGAAGACTCATTCTTTGGCGGAAGAATTGAAGGAGGTCCATGCTCTCGGGGTGGAGATTTCCATCGTCGTCGGAGGCGGGAACTTAATTAGAGGGGCCAATTTAGTAAAAGTCGGGATCGACCGGGCCACTGCCGATTATATGGGAATGCTCGCGACCATTCAAAACGCGCTAGCTTTACAGGATGCTTGTGAAAAGAAAGGGCTCTATACTAGGGTCCAATCCGCGATAGATATACATTCGGTTGCGGAGAGCTATATTCGGAGGCGTGCAGTTCGCCACCTAGAAAAAAAACGAATCGTTATTTTTGCCGGTGGAATCGGTAACCCTTATTTCACCACCGATACTGCGGCGAGCTTACGGGCGGTTGAAGTCGGCTGCGAGCTGATTCTTAAAGCTACGAAAGTTGACGGAGTTTACGAAGCGGATCCCAAAAAGGATCCTACGGCAAAACGCTATAGTCAGGTTTCTTTCATGGAATCGATCAAAAGACGGTTGCAAGTCATGGATTCTACGGCGCTCAGTTTGTGTATGGAAAATAATATGCCCATTATCGTATTTGACATTTTTAAGCGGGGCAATTTAAAAGATCTGGTCGTCGGTAAGGAAATCGGTACCTTGATTTCTAACTCGGAGGATATACAGATCGATGGCGAATGA
- the rpsB gene encoding 30S ribosomal protein S2, with the protein MSVISMKNLLETGVHFGHQTRKWNPKMAPYVFTARNGIHIIDLQKTVQKAKEAYDALKRLTSEGKKVLFVGTKKQARGAIEREAIRSNMYFINNRWPGGLLTNWNTVKKSIARLKKLEAMETENTFEKEVKTKKEILSLRRESEKLRKTLGGIKDMVSIPDILFVIDPKKEEIAVKEARKLGLKIFAVVDTNCDPELIDYPIPGNDDAIRAISLFLETMSNAVIEGTGGVVEQPRFSEDLDSEALALEYQGEYDESGKFIMDEDADRLKKAEDAAAAAAAAAGTTTVTTETTEPTIAATIEIDKNE; encoded by the coding sequence ATGTCAGTAATTTCCATGAAAAACCTTCTGGAAACCGGAGTTCACTTCGGACACCAGACTCGCAAATGGAATCCAAAAATGGCTCCCTATGTCTTCACTGCAAGAAACGGGATTCATATTATCGATCTTCAAAAAACCGTACAAAAGGCCAAAGAAGCTTACGACGCTCTCAAACGTTTGACGAGCGAAGGAAAGAAAGTCCTTTTTGTCGGAACTAAGAAGCAAGCTCGAGGAGCAATCGAAAGAGAAGCGATTCGCTCCAATATGTATTTCATCAATAATCGTTGGCCGGGTGGTCTTTTAACGAATTGGAATACGGTTAAAAAATCCATCGCAAGATTAAAAAAATTGGAAGCGATGGAAACCGAAAACACTTTTGAAAAAGAAGTAAAAACCAAGAAAGAGATCCTGTCTCTTCGTCGTGAATCCGAAAAACTTCGGAAAACATTGGGCGGCATTAAAGATATGGTTTCGATTCCGGATATACTTTTCGTGATCGATCCTAAGAAAGAGGAAATCGCGGTTAAAGAAGCTCGTAAACTCGGACTTAAAATTTTTGCGGTCGTCGATACCAATTGCGATCCTGAATTGATCGATTATCCGATTCCGGGAAATGACGATGCGATTCGTGCCATCTCTCTCTTCCTTGAGACGATGTCCAATGCGGTCATCGAAGGAACCGGCGGTGTCGTAGAACAACCTCGCTTTAGCGAAGATTTGGATTCTGAAGCTCTTGCTTTGGAATACCAAGGTGAGTATGATGAAAGCGGTAAGTTCATTATGGACGAAGACGCTGATCGTCTGAAAAAAGCCGAAGACGCTGCAGCCGCAGCGGCAGCTGCCGCAGGTACTACTACCGTTACCACGGAAACTACCGAGCCTACGATAGCGGCTACGATCGAAATCGACAAGAACGAGTAG
- the frr gene encoding ribosome recycling factor yields MANDELLNTMKSKMDKTVELLRKDFAGIRTGRANPALIEDIKVEYYGALTPINQLGNISVPEPRLLVVSPYDKGIIKDIEKGIQASGLGLQPTNDGSVIRIVIPELTGERRKELAKVVKSKSEEKKVAVRNIRRDTLEDLKRHSEGISQDELKSVQDQVQKITDSYIDKISAVTADKEKEITTI; encoded by the coding sequence ATGGCGAATGACGAACTTCTAAACACAATGAAGTCCAAAATGGACAAGACGGTGGAACTCCTTCGCAAGGATTTTGCCGGAATTCGAACGGGAAGAGCCAATCCTGCCTTAATCGAAGATATTAAAGTAGAATACTACGGCGCTTTAACGCCGATCAATCAGCTCGGCAATATATCCGTTCCCGAACCGAGATTACTCGTGGTTTCTCCATATGACAAGGGAATCATTAAGGATATCGAAAAGGGGATTCAAGCTTCGGGTCTTGGGCTTCAGCCTACGAACGACGGCTCCGTCATTCGCATTGTCATTCCCGAACTTACCGGCGAAAGACGAAAAGAACTGGCTAAAGTGGTCAAATCGAAGTCCGAAGAAAAGAAGGTTGCAGTTCGTAATATTCGTAGGGACACACTTGAAGATTTGAAAAGACACTCCGAAGGAATTTCTCAGGACGAATTAAAGTCCGTTCAAGATCAGGTGCAAAAGATTACCGATTCTTACATCGATAAAATCTCCGCAGTCACGGCAGACAAGGAGAAGGAAATCACCACAATCTAA
- a CDS encoding bactofilin family protein, giving the protein MSKKAPTATKPTRTVTEHGTISTVLGRETSFSGILNFRRPLEISGEFHGEIESEGFLLVSEGAKVKANIKAGTVVVGGEITGNVIATQRLEMLPTGKVNGNIKTAKLQIADGVVFEGNCEMILPNKD; this is encoded by the coding sequence ATGTCCAAAAAAGCTCCTACCGCAACCAAACCTACACGCACCGTCACCGAACACGGAACCATCTCAACGGTTTTAGGACGAGAAACGTCGTTTTCGGGTATCTTAAACTTCCGTAGACCTTTGGAAATTTCCGGAGAATTTCATGGAGAGATAGAATCGGAAGGGTTTCTTTTGGTAAGCGAAGGCGCCAAAGTTAAGGCTAATATTAAGGCTGGGACGGTCGTCGTTGGAGGGGAAATCACCGGAAACGTGATCGCGACACAACGATTGGAAATGTTGCCCACCGGAAAAGTAAACGGGAATATCAAAACGGCAAAATTACAGATTGCGGACGGCGTCGTGTTCGAAGGCAACTGTGAGATGATACTTCCCAATAAAGATTGA
- the dapB gene encoding 4-hydroxy-tetrahydrodipicolinate reductase, producing the protein MTAKNRVAVIGASGRMGTAIIQVLSQSKVSELSAAVVSKGSVYLGLDSGLHSGLKPNQILFTDDLNKAVADSDIVIDFSIREVLSDVLESCINAGKPVVVGTTGLIEAHKHLLKEASTHIPIVYSPNMSIGVNLLFKLTEIAAKVLGDLADIEIQDIHHRHKKDSPSGTAEKLKSILLETLGRNESNVVHGRHGILPERDPKEIGIHTLRAGEVIGDHTVYFFTPEERIEISHKAQDRKTFAVGSVKAAEFLAGRGKGLYDMFSVLGL; encoded by the coding sequence TTGACGGCAAAAAATCGGGTCGCGGTCATCGGAGCTTCCGGAAGGATGGGAACAGCCATCATCCAAGTTCTATCTCAGTCGAAAGTTTCCGAACTTTCGGCGGCCGTGGTCAGTAAAGGATCCGTTTATCTTGGATTGGATTCCGGTTTGCATTCCGGACTCAAACCGAATCAAATTCTATTTACGGACGATTTAAACAAGGCGGTCGCCGATTCGGATATCGTCATAGATTTTTCCATCAGAGAAGTTCTGTCCGACGTGCTTGAAAGTTGCATTAATGCCGGAAAGCCGGTTGTGGTGGGCACAACGGGTTTGATTGAAGCGCATAAACATCTTCTCAAAGAAGCCTCTACGCATATTCCTATCGTATATTCTCCTAATATGTCAATCGGAGTAAATTTGCTCTTCAAGCTGACCGAGATTGCGGCGAAAGTTTTGGGCGACCTTGCGGATATCGAAATTCAAGACATCCATCATCGTCATAAAAAGGATTCTCCTTCAGGAACGGCCGAGAAATTGAAGTCGATTTTACTGGAGACTCTCGGTCGTAACGAATCCAACGTGGTTCACGGCCGCCACGGTATTTTGCCAGAAAGAGATCCCAAGGAAATCGGAATTCATACGTTGCGCGCCGGCGAAGTGATCGGAGATCATACCGTTTATTTTTTCACTCCCGAAGAGAGAATCGAAATTTCACACAAAGCTCAGGATCGAAAAACCTTTGCAGTCGGTTCGGTCAAAGCTGCCGAGTTTTTGGCAGGACGAGGGAAAGGGCTTTACGACATGTTTTCCGTTCTGGGGCTTTAA
- a CDS encoding tetratricopeptide repeat protein — translation MVSESFKETLKLYNEALQLYKNRKFSEALGLFKKALETTPGDGPSKKYIGRCEAFIAEPPPQDWDGVFEMKTK, via the coding sequence ATGGTCTCCGAATCGTTTAAGGAAACTCTCAAATTATATAACGAGGCCCTCCAGCTTTATAAGAACCGGAAATTTTCGGAAGCATTGGGATTGTTTAAAAAGGCCTTGGAAACTACTCCGGGGGACGGACCCTCCAAAAAATATATAGGCCGTTGCGAAGCATTTATCGCAGAACCGCCCCCTCAGGATTGGGACGGCGTATTTGAAATGAAGACAAAATAA
- the dapA gene encoding 4-hydroxy-tetrahydrodipicolinate synthase, which translates to MFRGVYTAIITPFKNGKIDYDSYFSLLEKQIKGGVSGVVPCGTTGESPTLSHDEHAELIRETVRTVKKRIQVVAGTGSNSTQEAVSLTEEACKDGVDGILQVNPYYNKPTQEGMYLHFKEIADHSSVPIMLYNIPGRTSVNLLPETVLRLAEHPRIRSMKEATGDLGQMAKLISLVGNKMTVLSGDDNLTLPLLSVGGVGVVSVISNLFPASIVRLVGSFQKGDLQTAQKIHYDFLELFALAFTETNPIPIKAAMSWNGYCSPEIRLPLTPLTQNAAAEKLKKTISDLIGNGYN; encoded by the coding sequence ATGTTTCGAGGCGTTTATACAGCCATCATCACTCCTTTCAAGAACGGAAAAATCGACTACGACTCTTATTTTTCTCTCTTGGAAAAGCAGATAAAAGGCGGGGTGAGCGGAGTCGTCCCTTGCGGTACTACGGGGGAATCTCCGACTTTGTCCCACGACGAGCACGCCGAGCTGATTCGCGAAACGGTCAGAACCGTAAAAAAAAGGATCCAGGTCGTTGCAGGGACGGGTTCCAATTCGACTCAAGAAGCAGTATCGTTAACCGAAGAGGCCTGTAAAGACGGCGTGGACGGAATTTTACAAGTCAATCCCTACTATAATAAACCGACGCAAGAAGGGATGTATCTTCATTTCAAGGAAATTGCGGACCATTCTTCGGTCCCGATCATGCTATACAATATTCCGGGTAGAACGAGCGTGAATTTGCTGCCCGAAACGGTTCTTAGACTTGCCGAACATCCGCGCATTCGTTCCATGAAAGAAGCCACGGGAGATCTAGGCCAAATGGCAAAATTGATTTCCCTTGTCGGAAATAAAATGACCGTACTTTCCGGAGACGACAATCTGACTTTACCTCTGTTATCGGTCGGAGGAGTCGGAGTCGTTTCCGTGATTTCGAATTTGTTTCCGGCAAGCATAGTAAGATTGGTCGGCTCGTTTCAAAAAGGAGATCTACAAACTGCGCAAAAGATTCATTATGATTTTCTGGAATTATTTGCGTTAGCTTTTACCGAAACAAATCCTATTCCGATCAAGGCTGCCATGAGTTGGAACGGTTACTGCTCTCCCGAAATTCGTCTTCCTTTAACTCCTCTCACTCAAAATGCGGCGGCGGAAAAATTAAAGAAAACCATTTCCGATCTAATCGGAAACGGTTATAACTAG
- the tsf gene encoding translation elongation factor Ts: MSASTTDLIKELRDRTGAGLMDCKKALAENNNNVDKSADWLREKGIAKAAKKAGRVTKEGRTVSYIHGDGKIGVLLELNSETDFVSRNEGFEALGKELCLQIAAMAPLYVSEDQVPAEDIEREKKVIEAQLKEEGKKPEQIEKIVPGKIKKYFSEVCLLNQAFIKDNAKTVDDLVKESIAKFGENITVARFTRYQVGGL, translated from the coding sequence TTGTCAGCATCTACCACAGACCTGATTAAGGAACTCCGTGACCGAACCGGTGCGGGGCTCATGGATTGCAAGAAGGCTCTTGCAGAAAACAATAACAACGTCGATAAGTCCGCGGATTGGCTTCGTGAAAAAGGAATTGCGAAGGCTGCAAAAAAAGCCGGTCGCGTAACGAAAGAAGGCCGGACCGTTTCCTATATTCACGGAGACGGTAAAATCGGTGTTCTTCTGGAACTCAATTCCGAGACTGATTTCGTTTCCCGTAACGAAGGCTTTGAGGCTTTGGGAAAGGAACTTTGTCTTCAAATTGCGGCAATGGCTCCCTTATATGTGAGTGAAGATCAAGTTCCCGCCGAAGATATCGAGCGTGAAAAAAAAGTAATCGAAGCTCAGCTAAAGGAAGAAGGCAAAAAACCGGAACAAATCGAAAAGATCGTTCCTGGAAAAATTAAAAAATATTTTTCCGAAGTCTGCCTACTCAACCAAGCATTTATCAAAGATAATGCTAAGACGGTCGACGATCTGGTTAAGGAGTCCATCGCGAAGTTTGGCGAAAATATCACCGTAGCTCGCTTTACCCGTTACCAGGTAGGCGGCCTGTAA
- a CDS encoding MFS transporter, producing MILLYYLSSILGLLAGNMYNYTAIILSQNISDSDAFSGWVFFCVCIPLLFLSFPAGRLLDRYSRKWVLGSAQLSMAVGAGFAALSLELDWIGKGRPYLLLIPSVLSGIGLAFVMPGRFAILGDLVDHSKIGKHSVWLNTMVLFGYGLAPLAAGSLREFLPFKQVFLGIGCAYLISVILLSFLPLKSKARNTSNQVTNVSQIFAYLRRSELVRQFLYLLGTVVMLVGPIQVLLPKYAKEVLGLSESARGALLTALGIGLVLGGSATFFIHGIRKKGHILFGAAFIGSILFAGLPFLSSSLILTTFVLFVFGSLTGVIITIIPAGIQQHTENYIRGRILSIYSLVFLLTPAITGVLAGFFSDRIGISSTFVWAGFMELAALVYMSWRMGEIRRTF from the coding sequence GTGATTCTACTTTATTATCTATCCTCGATTCTCGGTCTATTAGCCGGGAATATGTATAACTATACGGCAATCATTTTATCCCAGAACATCTCCGATTCGGATGCTTTTTCCGGGTGGGTGTTTTTTTGCGTTTGCATACCTCTTTTGTTTTTAAGTTTTCCGGCAGGTCGTTTATTGGATCGTTATTCTCGAAAATGGGTATTAGGGAGCGCTCAACTTTCGATGGCGGTCGGTGCGGGCTTTGCGGCCTTATCTCTGGAACTGGATTGGATCGGCAAGGGACGGCCGTATCTTCTTTTGATCCCTTCCGTTCTTTCGGGAATCGGACTCGCGTTCGTGATGCCGGGAAGATTTGCGATTCTGGGAGATCTGGTCGATCATTCCAAAATCGGTAAGCATAGCGTTTGGTTAAACACTATGGTATTATTCGGATACGGATTAGCTCCGTTAGCGGCAGGATCTTTAAGAGAGTTCTTGCCCTTCAAGCAAGTTTTTTTGGGAATCGGATGTGCGTATTTAATAAGCGTAATACTACTTTCATTTCTCCCCCTGAAATCAAAGGCGAGGAATACGTCGAATCAGGTAACGAATGTCAGTCAGATCTTTGCCTATCTTCGACGATCCGAGTTAGTTCGACAATTCCTGTATTTACTCGGAACGGTGGTTATGCTTGTCGGGCCGATTCAAGTTCTTTTGCCTAAGTATGCCAAGGAGGTTTTGGGCTTATCCGAATCTGCGAGAGGGGCTCTTCTTACCGCTTTGGGAATCGGTCTCGTTTTGGGGGGATCTGCAACATTCTTTATTCATGGAATTCGAAAGAAGGGACATATCTTATTCGGCGCGGCTTTCATCGGGAGTATACTATTTGCCGGACTTCCGTTTCTTTCTTCGAGTCTGATTTTGACTACATTCGTTTTATTCGTATTCGGGAGTCTTACGGGAGTGATCATTACGATCATTCCCGCGGGAATTCAGCAGCATACGGAGAACTATATACGAGGAAGGATTTTATCCATTTATAGTTTGGTATTCCTCTTAACACCGGCGATTACCGGAGTTCTTGCCGGCTTCTTTTCCGACCGCATCGGTATTTCGTCCACCTTCGTTTGGGCCGGTTTTATGGAACTCGCCGCATTGGTTTATATGAGTTGGCGAATGGGAGAAATTAGAAGAACATTCTAA